In one window of Chryseobacterium sp. JV274 DNA:
- a CDS encoding GlxA family transcriptional regulator, with the protein MKHLTILVPDAQTAPNTLSCIIGTYHIFTEANRYYSHNNKDTVFTIELAGVSEHSDFVNGLLTVIPQKNIAAVQKTDLIVIPAIAPNFTKIDDQNTALVHWISEQYKKGADVASMCTGAYILASTGLLDSKSCSIHWNTVANFKKLFPKVNVRAEKIITDEHGIYTNGGGYSFLNLLLYLVEKYYDRQTAIYCSKIFQIDIDRETQSDFIIFNGQKSHGDDMIIQAQEYIEKNFSEKISMEALSQKFTVGRRSFDRRFIKATGNTPLEYQQRVKVESAKKELEISRKTINEVMYEAGYSDVKAFREIFRRITGLSPIEYRNKYNKTGIKSKQHHS; encoded by the coding sequence ATGAAACATTTAACCATATTAGTTCCCGATGCACAGACAGCACCCAATACATTATCCTGTATTATAGGGACCTATCATATTTTTACGGAAGCAAACAGGTATTACAGCCACAACAATAAAGATACGGTATTCACCATCGAGCTGGCCGGAGTTTCTGAGCATTCTGATTTTGTAAATGGTTTGCTTACCGTGATTCCACAGAAAAATATTGCAGCAGTCCAGAAAACCGATCTGATTGTCATTCCTGCCATTGCCCCGAATTTCACAAAAATAGATGACCAAAATACGGCACTTGTCCATTGGATATCGGAACAGTATAAAAAGGGAGCGGATGTAGCCAGCATGTGCACTGGAGCTTATATATTGGCTTCTACAGGACTCCTGGATTCAAAAAGCTGTTCTATCCACTGGAATACGGTTGCCAATTTTAAAAAACTGTTTCCCAAAGTGAATGTAAGGGCAGAAAAAATCATTACGGATGAACACGGTATTTATACAAATGGCGGAGGGTATTCTTTCTTAAACCTTCTTCTTTATCTGGTTGAAAAATATTACGACAGACAAACGGCTATTTATTGTTCCAAAATATTTCAAATTGACATCGACAGGGAAACACAATCGGATTTCATCATCTTTAACGGGCAAAAATCGCATGGTGATGACATGATTATTCAGGCCCAGGAATACATTGAAAAGAATTTTTCTGAGAAAATATCCATGGAAGCACTTTCCCAGAAATTCACAGTTGGAAGACGAAGTTTTGACCGCAGGTTTATAAAAGCAACCGGCAATACTCCTCTTGAATACCAACAAAGAGTAAAGGTGGAATCTGCCAAAAAAGAACTGGAAATCTCCCGAAAAACCATCAATGAAGTGATGTATGAAGCAGGCTATTCTGATGTGAAAGCCTTTCGGGAAATATTCCGCAGAATTACGGGCTTATCTCCTATCGAATACCGGAATAAATACAATAAAACAGGGATTAAATCCAAACAGCACCATTCATAA